The Dioscorea cayenensis subsp. rotundata cultivar TDr96_F1 chromosome 19, TDr96_F1_v2_PseudoChromosome.rev07_lg8_w22 25.fasta, whole genome shotgun sequence genome includes a window with the following:
- the LOC120284007 gene encoding protein TonB-like, producing the protein MAKLVEDKCNAARPRHWTNPPFRPSPPQTTPTPPTNKPPLIPIKRLTPAKMSPLSTPQFLCLMVEKDTNENDFPSTPPPDDPATSPPPPKNHEPVELPKISFHALTGQLVPVILKLANKLH; encoded by the exons ATGGCTAAACTAGTGGAAGACAAATGCAATGCCGCCAGACCTCGTCACTGGACCAATCCTCCATTCCGTCCATCACCTCCACAAACAACACCAACTCCACCAACAAACAAACCTCCTCTAATTCCCATCAAACGCCTCACCCCAGCTAAGAT GTCACCGTTGTCAACACCACAGTTTCTCTGCTTGATGGTTGAAAAAGACACTAACGAGAATGACTTTCCATCTACACCGCCACCCGACGACCCTGCtacatcaccacctccaccaaaAAACCACGAACCAGTGGAACTTCCCAAGATATCATTTCATGCTCTCACCGGCCAACTCGTTCCAGTGATTCTCAAGCTGGCCAACAAGTTACACTGA